The Psychrobacillus sp. FSL K6-2836 nucleotide sequence TATATGCGTTTTTAGATGCAGATAAATCCGGAGAGCAAATTCGGTCAGTTGTGAGGAAGGAATACCCAGAGGCGATTCATCTATACACCAACCCAATGTACTGCGAAGTTGCGACTACTCCGTTCAAAGTTTTGGCTTCCATATTAAAAAGTGTTAATATAAAAGTGAAGAGAGAATATTTACTTTAGGATGATGTAATGTGAATGAATGGACACTTGAACAGTGGAATAGTCATAAAAAAAGCGGTAAGCTTACGATGTTTTATATTTATACACCTTTATGTGGAACATGCCAAGTTGCTAGTAAAATGATGCAAGTTGTACAAGAGATGAAGCCTTTTTCGATTGGCCAAGCAAATATTAATTACTTAGAGAATTTTGCAATGGATTATCATATTGAAAGTGTGCCTTGTCTGTTAATAGCTAAAGGTGATGCGGTATATAAAAAAATATATGCCTTTCAATCTGTTCCATTTATATTAGACTCTATAAAAAGTATTGACGAGCAAGTAGTCGTGTGATAATATACGATATACCGACAAATTAAATAGTAATACTCTTATTAAGAGAGGTGGAGGGAAGTGCCCTATGAAGCCCGGCAACCGTCATGTAAATGAAATGGTGCCAAATCACGCAAAGCAAATGCTTTGGGAAATGAGAGAATGGATGAATGTTATTAAAATGGATAACTTAAAGCCCTTCTGCTCTTTTGCAGGAGGGTTTTTTTAGATCGAAATGGGAAGTATATGTATTTATATAGTAACTGTTTGGCACGATAAGTAGCATTAAAATGCTGGATATAAAAATTCATACAACATTACTTAGTGATAAATAGGTAATAAAGTGTTTCATAGAAAGGTGGCAAGATTCGCGTGATTAATTTAAATAATATTTCGAAAAAATTTAGTACGAAACAGGGTACGATCGTTGCAGTTGAAGAGGTGAATCTTGACATAAAGAAAGGCGAAATCTTTGGCATCATTGGCTATAGTGGTGCAGGTAAAAGTACACTTATTCGCTTATTAAATGGATTAGAAAAACCAACTTCTGGACAAATTATCGTGAACAATCAAGATATTACAAAGATAAATGAAGTGAAGCTTCGTCAAGTAAGACAAAAGGTAAGCATGATTTTCCAACATTTTAATCTGTTATGGTCCAGAACGGTTGCAGAAAATATTGCTTTTCCCTTAGAAATAGCTGGTGTTCCAAAAGATCAACGTGCTACACGGGTTAACGAGCTTATTGAGCTTGTAGGCCTTGAGGGACGTGGACATTATTATCCTTCTCAATTATCAGGCGGTCAAAAACAACGTGTCGGAATTGCACGTGCACTAGCAAATCGTCCAGAAGTCCTTCTTTGTGATGAAGCAACCTCGGCGCTAGACCCTGAAACTACGGATTCTATTTTGGATTTATTAGTTAGTATTAACGAAAAGTTAGGTCTTACTATTGTACTGATAACCCATGAGATGCAGGTCATACAAAAAATATGTGGTCGCGTTGCAGTAATGGAAAAAGGGCATGTGGTAGAAGAAGGCGCAGTTTTAGATGTATTCCAAAATCCACAACAACCTATAACGAAGCGTTTTGTTTCACAGGTCAATGATTCAGCTAAAGCCTTACAAACAATACAACATTTAAAAGAGCTTTATCCAAATGGCAAGTTGATCAAGCTAAAATTTGTTGGAGAGCAAACAGAGCAACCAATACTTTCGAGATTGATAAAGCAATTTGATTTAGAAGTGAATATTGTTCAAGGGAATATTTCGCATACACAAAATGGCGCATTTGGTACCCTAATCCTTCAACTCGAGGGAGATGCATTATTGGTGGATGAGGCCATCCGCTATATACATGAACAAAAAGTAAATACAGAGGTGATCAACAATGATTAATAATTTATTTCCAAACGTTGATTGGCCAAAAATGTGGGAAGCAACCGTTGAAACATTATATATGACTGCAGTATCTACTATACTGACAGCAATTATTGGGCTAGTGCTCGGTCTTTTACTTTTCTTAACTAGTCCTCATCAAGCATGGGCGAACAAGTTAGCTAACTGGTTAACAGGAGCTTTCGTTAATATATTCCGTTCCATTCCATTTATTATTTTGATCATTTTATTAATCCCATTAACGAAGTTTTTAGTTGGAACAATGCGTGGGCCAAATGCGGCATTCCCAGCTTTAGTTATTGGAGCTGCTCCATTTTACGCTCGTATGGTGTTGATAGCTCTACGAGAAATTGATAAGGGAGTACTAGAAGCAGCTAAATCGATGGGCGCTAAAACTTCTACTGTTATTTGGAAGGTTCTATTGCCAGAATCTATGCCCGCATTAGTATCAGGGATTACGGTTACGGGGATTTCACTAGTTGGTTATACAGCGATGGCGGGTATTATCGGAGCTGGGGGACTAGGAACATTAGCTTTCTTGGATGGATTCCAAAGAGGGAGAACAGACGTAACACTTGTTGCTACGATTTTAATATTAATCATGGTATTTATCATCCAATGGATAGGCGATGCAATTACTACCAAAATAGATAAACGATAATTGGTGTTAACGAGTGAACTCGATCACATAGAAATTATAAGATAAAAAGGGAGAGATTTGAGAATGAAGAAGTTTTTAGCTGGAGCATTATTGTCAGTAAGTGCACTAACACTTGCAGCATGTGGAGATGAAGAAAGTAGTAAACTTGTGGTAGGTGCATCTAACGTACCTCATGCAGTTATATTGGAAGAAGTTAAACCTATTCTAGAAGAACAAGGAATTGAACTTGTTGTAGAAACGTATCAAGATTATGTATTACCAAACAAAGATTTGGACTCAGGCGATTTGGATGCGAACTATTTCCAACATATCCCTTACTTTGAATCACAAAAAGCTGATTTTGGATATGATTTTGCTAACGCTGGCGAAATACATATTGAACCAATCGGTTTATATTCTAAAAAATACGGTTCTATCGAAGAACTTCCAGAGGGTGCAACAATCTTAATGAGTAACTCCGTTGCCGATCACGGTCGTATCCTTGCTATGTTAGAAGCTAAAGGTCTTATTAAATTAGCAGATGGTGTTGATAAAACAAAAGCTGAAGTGAAAGACATCGTTGAAAACCCTAAAAACCTTCAATTTGACGCTAACTATGAATCAGCACTTATGGTTCAGTTATATGAAAATGAAGAAGGCGATGCAGTATTGATCAACTCTAACTACGCAATCGACGCTGGTATCAATCCATTAGAAGATTCGATCGCAATTGAAGAGTCAGATGAGTCACCATACGTAAATATCATTGCAGTAAACTCAGGCGATGAAGAAAATAAAGAGATCAAAGCTTTAGTAGAAGCATTGAAATCTAAAGAAATCCAAGACTTCATCCTAAGCGAGTGGGGCGGATCAGTAGTACCAGTAAAATAATAATGTATAGGAGAAACAGGCATCCTTGGATGTCTGTTTTTTTGTGTGTTGTGATACACCAAGGAAGAATGCACATGCGCTCCCGAGAGTAGACTAAGTGCCCGAGCAAGGTCCCTATCAGCCCGGTAGGAGGTTGAACGCTCGGGAAAGAGCCGTATGCGCTCGCGCGAGTAGACTAAGCGATCGAGCAAGCCGCCTAACCGCCCGGTAGGATGTTGAACGCTCGGGAAAGAGCCGTATGCGCTCGCGCGAGTAGGCTAAGCGCCCGAGCAAGAACCCTAACCGCCCGGTAGGATGTTGAACGCTCGGGAAAGAGCCGTATGCGCTCGCGAGAGTAGACTAAGCGCCCGAGCAAGCCGCCAATCCGCTCGGTAGGATGTTGAACGCTCGGGAAAGAGTCGCATGCACTCGCGTGAGTAGACTAAGCGCCGGAGCAAGCGCGCTATCAGCCCGGTAGGATGTTGAATGATCGAGAAAGAGCCGTATGCGCTCGCGCAAGTAAACTAAGCGCCCGAGCAAGTCCCCTATCCGCCCGGTAGGATGTCGAACGCTCGAGAAAGAGTCGCATGCGCTCGCGCGAGTAGACTAAACGCCCGAGCAATCCGCCTATCCGCCCGGTAGGATGTCGAACGCTCGAGAAAGAGCCGTATGCGCTCGCGCGAGTAGGCTAAGCGCTCGAGCAAGCCGCCTATCCACCCGGTAGGATGTCGAACGCTCGAGAAAGAGCCGTATGCGCTCGCGCGAGTAGACTAAGCGCCCGAGCAAGAACCCTATCCGCCTAAAAAATTTAATCTAGAAAAAACTAATTATTCATGCTATTCTGTTGAAGAGGTGATGAAAATTTGATAATTAAACCATATTCCCCATCCAAATCTGTAGCAAGGATGTCGGATTTATTGGAAAGACTTTCTCCGCAACATCCACAATATGCAAGGATATCCAAAGAAATAGGTGCTATTAAAGCGGGAGATTATGGAGAAGAGATTGTTTACAAAGAGTTAGAGCAAATGAACCTTCCTTATGAATGCTATATTTTTCACAAAATGTTTCTCTTTGCAGAATGTGCGTTTGAATTAGATTTCTTAATAATAACCCCATATGGAGCCGTTATCCTTGAAGTGAAAAACATTATTGGTGAATTAGAGTTTTCGACAAATCCCTCCCAACTTATCCAACGGAAGGAGGATGGGAAAGTAAATAAATACCCTTGCCCAGCAAACCAGTTGAGTGAATATAAGTATCAACTCTCCCAATTCTTCCGCCGGTACAATATATCAGTTCCTATCCATGGTGTAGTAATCTTTGCTTCTCGGAATAGTTTTATCACACAGTCAGTCAACACCGTTAAAATAATTTATAGGAATGAAATACGTTCCTACCTCCGAACTCTTCCCGAATATAATTCAACCCTAAGTAACGAACAAATGGAGAAATTAAAAGGAATTCTACTGAGTAGACCCTCTTCATCTCCAATCATTCCCCTTACCGATCATTTCTCAATTCCATTTGAAGATTTAAAACTAGGAGTAAAATGTGAATGCTGCGGTTTTATTGGAATGCAGAAAATAATCCGTACTTGGTATTGTCCCGCTTGTAAAAAGACTAATTCGGATGCACATCATAAAGCGATTTCCACTTATTTTTCGCTCTGCAAAGAAACTATTACTAATAAGGAATGTAGAGAGTTTCTTTTATTAAATAATAGACATGAAGCGAAAAGAATACTAACAAGCTCTCTTTTAATAAAGTCTGGAAATAGTGCTGCCACATTTTATAAACCACCCGGCATTTAATAGAATATTACGTATATTACTATACCTATTCAATTTAATAAGTGAGTGTGCTAAAGTGTATAAATATTATTGATAATACATTTGTACATATAAGGAGGACACTTCGTGAAAAGGTTTGGTTTATTGCCACGAATAGTGGTAGCTATTGTGGCTGGGGTTTTATTGGGATTAGTTGTCCCTAAAATAGTGGTAGAGATTATGGCTACTTTTAATAGTATTTTTAGTGCGTTTTTAGGATTTATAGTGCCATTCATCATTATTGGCTTTATCGTACCGGGTATAGCTAAGCTAGGAAAGGGTTCTGGGAGATTACTCGGAATTTCTACTGGCGTTGCTTATTTATCAACGATCGTTGCTGGTTTTATCGCATTTTTTATCGCTTCGAATTTGCTACCAAAGCTTATCGGTGGTAAGGAGAGTGTGGAGTTAGAAAAT carries:
- a CDS encoding thioredoxin family protein — encoded protein: MNEWTLEQWNSHKKSGKLTMFYIYTPLCGTCQVASKMMQVVQEMKPFSIGQANINYLENFAMDYHIESVPCLLIAKGDAVYKKIYAFQSVPFILDSIKSIDEQVVV
- a CDS encoding nuclease-related domain-containing protein; this encodes MIIKPYSPSKSVARMSDLLERLSPQHPQYARISKEIGAIKAGDYGEEIVYKELEQMNLPYECYIFHKMFLFAECAFELDFLIITPYGAVILEVKNIIGELEFSTNPSQLIQRKEDGKVNKYPCPANQLSEYKYQLSQFFRRYNISVPIHGVVIFASRNSFITQSVNTVKIIYRNEIRSYLRTLPEYNSTLSNEQMEKLKGILLSRPSSSPIIPLTDHFSIPFEDLKLGVKCECCGFIGMQKIIRTWYCPACKKTNSDAHHKAISTYFSLCKETITNKECREFLLLNNRHEAKRILTSSLLIKSGNSAATFYKPPGI
- a CDS encoding toprim domain-containing protein codes for the protein MAIVFSEKIILVEGRSDKLKLLKLLDESTEIICTNGTISNVKLEEILSPYDGIPIYAFLDADKSGEQIRSVVRKEYPEAIHLYTNPMYCEVATTPFKVLASILKSVNIKVKREYLL
- a CDS encoding methionine ABC transporter permease; this encodes MINNLFPNVDWPKMWEATVETLYMTAVSTILTAIIGLVLGLLLFLTSPHQAWANKLANWLTGAFVNIFRSIPFIILIILLIPLTKFLVGTMRGPNAAFPALVIGAAPFYARMVLIALREIDKGVLEAAKSMGAKTSTVIWKVLLPESMPALVSGITVTGISLVGYTAMAGIIGAGGLGTLAFLDGFQRGRTDVTLVATILILIMVFIIQWIGDAITTKIDKR
- a CDS encoding methionine ABC transporter ATP-binding protein → MINLNNISKKFSTKQGTIVAVEEVNLDIKKGEIFGIIGYSGAGKSTLIRLLNGLEKPTSGQIIVNNQDITKINEVKLRQVRQKVSMIFQHFNLLWSRTVAENIAFPLEIAGVPKDQRATRVNELIELVGLEGRGHYYPSQLSGGQKQRVGIARALANRPEVLLCDEATSALDPETTDSILDLLVSINEKLGLTIVLITHEMQVIQKICGRVAVMEKGHVVEEGAVLDVFQNPQQPITKRFVSQVNDSAKALQTIQHLKELYPNGKLIKLKFVGEQTEQPILSRLIKQFDLEVNIVQGNISHTQNGAFGTLILQLEGDALLVDEAIRYIHEQKVNTEVINND
- a CDS encoding MetQ/NlpA family ABC transporter substrate-binding protein, translating into MKKFLAGALLSVSALTLAACGDEESSKLVVGASNVPHAVILEEVKPILEEQGIELVVETYQDYVLPNKDLDSGDLDANYFQHIPYFESQKADFGYDFANAGEIHIEPIGLYSKKYGSIEELPEGATILMSNSVADHGRILAMLEAKGLIKLADGVDKTKAEVKDIVENPKNLQFDANYESALMVQLYENEEGDAVLINSNYAIDAGINPLEDSIAIEESDESPYVNIIAVNSGDEENKEIKALVEALKSKEIQDFILSEWGGSVVPVK